A section of the Blastocatellia bacterium genome encodes:
- the ccsA gene encoding cytochrome c biogenesis protein CcsA, with the protein MSSKAEAAHYSPPSVSGENWFNINSLLPTIIAIVGATVLVLVRFQGTKLDVLKEASQTNLALICYLASSLFFGMYLMGREPLMRKLGMWTMILGFMLNFSAWGMRWIEYTEFTKAQGDMVTIWPTLPLAEKINHTFPLSNLYDITLGLTTFLGLTAVLVGVRKRYEFLGAVTMPVGALFLILAVFLGNDITQPIQPILRSYWRPIHVGVAALSYGICAVTFAVGIIYLLKDNMKPERIALSVALFGLGIYLLVAALFGNFSLTGGSFGMNIVMLTPKVGEQPIRFSGARGDFLTAEFPFVGRFLQLVVVLFLASSAMYLKDMFLGEDAKLRKAANALFGLAVLLQALAVGTLYYQMKTVKDFSPYISASNMAKVEALLGDDGHNHDDGGGADHKHVDGKAWLTQMGPNLRVNFSSNPVVSTGFFVIIVGGLFFGLFKLKGEQILKNIPPLEVLDDLNYKLVSVCFPGFTLMLILGAVWANESWGTYWSWDPKETWGLVTWLAYAGFLHTRFTHGWKGRRSAYFAIIGFAFMLFTYLGVSYLLPGLHSYA; encoded by the coding sequence ATGTCTTCAAAAGCAGAAGCCGCGCACTATTCACCACCTAGTGTTTCTGGCGAAAATTGGTTTAACATAAACTCTTTACTTCCAACAATTATTGCTATTGTTGGAGCAACTGTTTTAGTTCTAGTTCGTTTTCAAGGTACTAAGCTTGATGTTTTAAAAGAAGCTAGCCAAACAAACTTGGCTTTGATTTGCTATTTAGCATCTTCTTTGTTTTTTGGTATGTATTTGATGGGACGCGAACCATTAATGAGAAAATTAGGCATGTGGACAATGATTCTAGGTTTTATGCTTAATTTTTCTGCTTGGGGAATGCGCTGGATTGAATATACAGAATTTACTAAAGCCCAAGGCGATATGGTGACAATTTGGCCTACATTACCTTTGGCCGAAAAAATTAACCATACTTTCCCACTTTCTAATCTCTACGACATTACTTTAGGGTTAACTACATTTTTAGGTCTTACAGCCGTTTTAGTAGGTGTACGTAAGAGATATGAATTTTTAGGCGCGGTGACAATGCCTGTTGGTGCGCTATTTTTAATCCTAGCTGTATTTTTAGGTAATGATATCACTCAACCAATCCAACCAATTTTAAGAAGCTATTGGCGACCAATACACGTAGGTGTAGCGGCTTTAAGCTATGGTATATGTGCCGTTACTTTTGCTGTTGGAATAATTTACCTATTAAAAGACAATATGAAGCCTGAAAGAATCGCTTTAAGTGTTGCTCTATTCGGTTTAGGTATTTATTTACTAGTAGCAGCACTTTTTGGTAACTTCTCGCTTACAGGTGGAAGTTTTGGAATGAATATAGTGATGCTTACACCAAAAGTAGGTGAGCAGCCCATTAGGTTTTCTGGAGCAAGAGGCGATTTTCTAACAGCAGAATTTCCTTTTGTCGGACGATTTTTACAATTAGTTGTAGTGCTGTTTTTGGCTTCTTCTGCAATGTATCTTAAGGATATGTTTTTAGGAGAAGATGCAAAACTACGTAAAGCTGCTAATGCTTTGTTTGGACTTGCTGTTTTATTACAAGCTTTAGCTGTAGGTACACTTTACTATCAAATGAAGACTGTCAAAGATTTTTCTCCTTATATTTCAGCTTCAAATATGGCTAAGGTGGAAGCATTGCTTGGAGATGATGGTCATAATCATGATGATGGTGGTGGAGCAGACCATAAGCATGTGGATGGAAAAGCTTGGCTAACTCAAATGGGCCCAAACCTTAGAGTTAATTTTAGCTCTAACCCAGTTGTTAGCACAGGATTTTTTGTAATTATTGTTGGTGGCTTGTTCTTTGGATTATTTAAGTTAAAAGGTGAGCAAATCTTAAAGAATATTCCTCCGCTAGAAGTACTAGATGATCTTAACTATAAACTAGTCTCTGTATGTTTTCCAGGTTTTACCTTAATGTTAATTTTAGGTGCTGTTTGGGCAAATGAATCCTGGGGAACTTATTGGAGTTGGGATCCTAAGGAAACTTGGGGACTTGTAACTTGGCTAGCTTATGCTGGTTTCTTACATACCCGCTTTACACATGGCTGGAAAGGTCGTCGTTCTGCATATTTTGCAATCATTGGTTTTGCTTTTATGCTTTTTACTTACTTAGGTGTAAGTTATTTGCTACCTGGTTTACATTCTTACGCATAA
- a CDS encoding ATP-grasp domain-containing protein produces MPILVLPPRYTEDSISLWRTAKELGWKVERLVSWRMPPNIVDSIVVIYGESLFAAVVSENLEISLIEPTFDWLVKLPLKYLKRQIQYKTLGQLEKIEEKIFIKPADDKCFRAKIYEQGEIIPSADLLPSNTPILISEVVNWMSEFRSFIIERSVATISVYARNGKTAQDDEGNWFASKDEIIEAKAFIENFLADSEVALPPSVVVDIGFIADRGWAVIEANPSWGSGIYGCDPYEVLKVISRASIKTSLLTNQDKQWIINRS; encoded by the coding sequence ATGCCAATATTAGTTTTACCTCCAAGATATACAGAAGATTCTATAAGTCTTTGGAGGACAGCAAAAGAACTTGGTTGGAAGGTTGAAAGGTTGGTGTCATGGAGAATGCCACCAAATATTGTTGATTCCATAGTTGTAATTTATGGCGAATCCCTTTTTGCTGCTGTGGTTTCAGAAAATTTAGAAATTTCGCTAATTGAGCCAACTTTTGATTGGTTGGTTAAGCTACCATTGAAATATCTAAAACGGCAAATTCAGTATAAGACACTAGGCCAGTTAGAAAAAATAGAAGAAAAAATCTTTATAAAACCTGCTGATGATAAATGTTTTAGGGCAAAAATATATGAGCAAGGCGAAATAATCCCATCAGCAGACTTACTTCCTAGCAATACTCCTATACTAATATCTGAAGTTGTAAATTGGATGTCAGAATTTAGGAGTTTTATAATTGAAAGAAGTGTTGCAACAATCTCTGTTTATGCAAGAAATGGTAAAACAGCACAAGATGATGAAGGAAATTGGTTTGCTTCTAAAGATGAAATAATAGAAGCAAAAGCATTTATTGAAAACTTTTTAGCTGATTCAGAAGTAGCCTTGCCACCATCAGTTGTTGTAGATATAGGATTTATAGCTGATCGTGGTTGGGCTGTTATTGAAGCTAATCCTTCCTGGGGGTCAGGAATTTATGGTTGTGATCCTTATGAAGTTCTTAAAGTTATTTCTAGAGCTTCTATCAAAACTTCTTTACTAACAAACCAAGATAAGCAATGGATTATTAACCGTTCTTAA
- a CDS encoding DUF1684 domain-containing protein — MDTSSNIPNRPLTLREQIEASRQEKDRILKLSPDSPILKEERTNFKGLNYFPVNLNYRLDAKFEVYKDKEQIKMLTSKGEKDVYICYGALKFTLDGVECSLDTFKSLSTDVDPKRLFIPFRDTTSGKETYGAGRYLELDENTNGIYIIDFNLAYNPYCAYNIDFSCPLPPEQNTLKVAVRAGEKNYHE, encoded by the coding sequence ATGGATACTTCATCAAATATACCTAATCGCCCTCTAACTTTAAGAGAACAAATAGAAGCTTCTCGCCAAGAAAAAGATCGTATCTTAAAGCTTTCTCCAGATAGTCCAATATTAAAAGAAGAAAGAACTAATTTTAAGGGATTAAATTATTTTCCTGTAAACCTAAATTATCGCCTTGATGCAAAGTTTGAAGTTTACAAAGATAAAGAACAAATTAAAATGCTAACTAGCAAGGGTGAAAAAGATGTATATATCTGTTATGGAGCATTAAAATTTACTTTAGATGGCGTTGAATGCTCGCTAGATACTTTTAAGTCACTTTCTACAGATGTTGATCCTAAAAGGCTTTTTATTCCTTTTCGTGATACAACTTCTGGAAAAGAAACTTATGGAGCAGGTCGCTACCTAGAATTAGATGAAAATACTAATGGTATTTACATAATTGATTTTAACTTAGCTTATAATCCATATTGTGCTTATAATATAGATTTTAGTTGTCCCCTTCCACCAGAACAAAACACACTAAAAGTAGCTGTTCGTGCTGGAGAAAAAAATTATCATGAGTAA